One part of the Streptomyces ferrugineus genome encodes these proteins:
- a CDS encoding ABC transporter ATP-binding protein, translating into MYELRNVTKRYTRGKETIHALDGVDLTIADGDRLVIQGPTGGGKSTLLQMLGGLDRPSSGEVVLDGTDLAKLPEARLTRVRSESIGFVFQAFNLIPTLTAQENVETALVPLGIKPKERRERAAEALNSVGLGERLAHLPSEMSGGQQQRVAIARALVKQPKVLLADEPTGNLDESMRDEIMDVLERMWKELGLTFIMVTHDSAIAKKAPRIATIRKGRISVKENAGA; encoded by the coding sequence ATGTACGAACTCAGAAACGTCACCAAGCGCTACACCCGAGGCAAGGAGACCATCCACGCCCTCGACGGTGTCGACCTCACCATCGCCGACGGTGACCGGCTCGTCATTCAGGGCCCCACCGGCGGCGGCAAGTCCACCCTCCTGCAGATGCTCGGGGGGCTGGATCGGCCGTCCTCCGGGGAAGTCGTGCTCGACGGGACCGACTTGGCCAAGCTCCCGGAGGCCCGGCTGACCAGGGTCCGCAGTGAGAGCATCGGGTTTGTGTTCCAGGCCTTCAACCTGATCCCCACCCTCACCGCACAGGAGAACGTCGAGACCGCCCTCGTCCCCCTCGGCATCAAGCCGAAGGAACGGCGGGAACGCGCCGCCGAGGCGCTGAACTCCGTAGGTCTCGGTGAGCGGCTCGCACATCTGCCCTCCGAGATGTCCGGAGGACAGCAGCAGCGCGTCGCCATCGCCCGCGCCCTCGTCAAGCAGCCCAAGGTGCTGCTCGCCGACGAACCCACCGGAAACCTCGACGAGTCGATGCGCGACGAGATCATGGACGTACTCGAACGCATGTGGAAGGAGCTGGGGCTGACCTTCATCATGGTCACCCACGACTCCGCCATCGCGAAGAAGGCCCCGCGGATCGCCACCATCCGCAAGGGCCGGATCAGCGTCAAGGAGAACGCGGGGGCGTAA
- a CDS encoding L,D-transpeptidase: MTNSRRRRGLTVASALLGGVLVLSACSGGGDDASAGDGDTSQAKVDEAAAKETSEAQIKITPEDGTDNASINNSAAVTVSKGTLTEVTMTTADGAAVEGEISADKTSWKPSAQLDRSTTYKVAVTAKDSKGLEAHENASFTTVSPKNSFLGYFTPEDGSTVGVGMPVSINFDKAISNKAAVQKGVTVSSTSGQEVVCHWFNDTRMDCRPDDYWAEGSTVTLKMALDGVEGSDGVYGVQEKTVTFKIGRNQVSYVDAKTKQMKVTQDGKTVKTIPISAGSPENKTYEGVMVMSEKFEETRMNGATVGFTDDDGKGEYDIKDVPHAIRLSTSGTFIHGNYWGAKSIFGNVNTSHGCVGLSDTKGAKDKGTAGYWFYNNSIVGDVVVVQNTGDKTIAPDNGLNGWNMDWAQWKAGSAV; this comes from the coding sequence ATGACGAACAGTAGGCGGCGCAGGGGCCTGACGGTCGCGTCCGCACTGCTCGGCGGTGTCCTGGTGCTCTCGGCCTGCTCCGGGGGCGGGGACGATGCCTCCGCGGGCGACGGCGACACCTCGCAGGCGAAGGTCGACGAGGCGGCGGCCAAGGAGACCTCCGAGGCTCAGATCAAGATCACGCCGGAGGACGGCACCGACAACGCCTCCATCAACAACTCCGCCGCCGTCACCGTGAGCAAGGGCACGCTCACCGAGGTGACGATGACGACCGCCGACGGCGCCGCGGTCGAGGGCGAGATATCCGCCGACAAGACGAGCTGGAAGCCCAGCGCCCAGCTCGACCGCTCCACGACCTACAAGGTCGCGGTCACCGCGAAGGACTCCAAGGGCCTCGAGGCGCACGAGAACGCCTCCTTCACCACGGTCTCCCCGAAGAACAGCTTCCTCGGCTACTTCACGCCGGAGGACGGCTCCACCGTCGGCGTCGGCATGCCGGTGTCGATCAACTTCGACAAGGCGATCAGCAACAAGGCGGCCGTCCAGAAGGGCGTCACCGTCTCCAGCACCAGCGGCCAGGAAGTGGTCTGCCACTGGTTCAACGACACCCGCATGGACTGCCGGCCCGACGACTACTGGGCGGAGGGCTCGACCGTCACCCTGAAGATGGCCCTGGACGGCGTCGAGGGCTCCGACGGTGTCTACGGCGTCCAGGAGAAGACGGTCACCTTCAAGATCGGCCGCAACCAGGTCAGCTACGTCGACGCGAAGACCAAGCAGATGAAGGTCACGCAGGACGGCAAGACCGTCAAGACCATCCCGATCTCCGCCGGTTCGCCGGAGAACAAGACCTACGAGGGCGTCATGGTGATGTCCGAGAAGTTCGAGGAGACGCGCATGAACGGCGCGACCGTCGGCTTCACGGACGACGACGGCAAGGGCGAGTACGACATCAAGGACGTGCCGCACGCCATCCGCCTGTCCACCTCCGGCACCTTCATCCACGGCAACTACTGGGGCGCCAAGTCCATCTTCGGCAACGTGAACACCAGCCACGGCTGTGTGGGCCTGTCCGACACCAAGGGCGCCAAGGACAAGGGCACCGCGGGCTACTGGTTCTACAACAACTCGATCGTCGGTGACGTCGTGGTCGTCCAGAACACCGGCGACAAGACCATCGCGCCGGACAACGGCCTCAACGGCTGGAACATGGACTGGGCGCAGTGGAAGGCCGGTTCGGCCGTCTGA
- a CDS encoding ABC transporter permease, which yields MFFTYLRRELRRRRKAALVVASGLALGIALVIVVNSVSSGMSRAQDKVLQSLYGLGTDMTVTKAAEPASDGSERPRFRFDAQSDGSEEEQSSDRVMVQGFQTLSASTVTEVGSQSGVQDAVGGLSLQVIKVSGEFTRGQFQQDQNSGGRQGGGPGQPQGEVRGGGADFDVNNYSVYGADVTKPALGPLTSSKITSGRTFKATETDAEVVVADTSYAKEKKLEVGSTVTIKGTEFEVIGIATPDSGDAAANLYIPLKQAQTLADAKDEVTTIYVKATDSQRIDSVKSAIQENISGTTVTTSADLADTVSGSLSTASSLATSVGRWLSIAVLVAAFLVAGLLTSSAVSRRVREFGTLKALGWKSGRVTRQVVGEAIVNGLLGGALGIALGLAGAYVVTAISPTLQAQLGGGGSGGGTGGGPGGGGLMRRSAGTTLDVALTAPVSLATVALAVGLAVTGGLIAGAFGGWRAARLRPADALRRVE from the coding sequence ATGTTCTTCACCTACCTGAGGCGCGAGCTGCGCCGCCGCAGAAAGGCGGCCCTCGTCGTCGCCTCCGGACTCGCGCTGGGCATCGCGCTGGTCATCGTGGTCAACTCCGTGTCCTCCGGCATGAGCAGGGCCCAGGACAAGGTCCTGCAGTCGCTGTACGGCCTGGGCACGGACATGACCGTCACCAAGGCCGCCGAGCCCGCGTCCGACGGCTCCGAGCGGCCGCGGTTCCGGTTCGACGCCCAGAGCGACGGCTCCGAGGAGGAGCAGAGCAGCGACCGCGTCATGGTCCAGGGCTTCCAGACCCTGTCGGCCTCGACCGTGACCGAGGTCGGCTCGCAGAGCGGGGTCCAGGACGCGGTGGGCGGGCTGAGCCTTCAGGTCATCAAGGTCAGCGGGGAGTTCACCCGCGGGCAGTTCCAGCAGGACCAGAACAGCGGGGGCCGGCAGGGCGGCGGACCCGGGCAGCCGCAGGGCGAAGTGCGGGGCGGCGGTGCCGACTTCGACGTCAACAACTACTCCGTCTACGGTGCCGATGTCACCAAGCCGGCGCTCGGACCGCTGACCTCCTCGAAGATCACCAGCGGGCGTACGTTCAAGGCGACGGAGACCGACGCCGAGGTCGTCGTCGCCGACACCTCGTACGCCAAGGAGAAGAAGCTCGAGGTCGGCTCGACGGTCACCATCAAGGGCACCGAGTTCGAGGTGATCGGCATCGCCACGCCCGACAGCGGTGACGCGGCCGCCAACCTCTACATCCCGCTGAAGCAGGCGCAGACGCTCGCCGACGCGAAGGACGAGGTCACCACGATCTACGTCAAGGCGACCGACTCCCAGCGGATCGACTCCGTCAAGTCGGCGATCCAGGAGAACATCTCCGGTACGACGGTGACGACCTCGGCGGATCTCGCGGACACGGTGTCCGGCTCCCTGTCCACGGCGTCCTCGCTGGCGACGAGCGTCGGCAGGTGGCTGTCGATCGCGGTGCTCGTGGCGGCGTTCCTGGTGGCCGGTCTGCTCACCTCCTCGGCGGTGTCGCGCCGGGTGCGGGAGTTCGGCACGCTGAAGGCACTGGGGTGGAAGTCGGGGCGGGTGACCCGGCAGGTGGTCGGTGAGGCGATCGTGAACGGGCTGCTGGGCGGGGCGCTGGGGATCGCGCTGGGCCTGGCGGGGGCGTATGTCGTGACGGCGATCAGCCCGACGCTTCAGGCGCAGCTCGGAGGCGGCGGTAGCGGTGGCGGCACGGGCGGCGGCCCGGGTGGCGGCGGCCTCATGCGGCGGTCGGCCGGCACCACACTCGACGTCGCCCTGACGGCACCGGTCAGCCTCGCGACGGTCGCCCTGGCGGTGGGGCTCGCGGTGACCGGTGGACTGATCGCCGGCGCGTTCGGCGGCTGGCGGGCGGCTCGACTGCGGCCGGCGGACGCACTCAGGCGCGTCGAGTAG
- a CDS encoding VOC family protein, whose translation MTVQLNHTIVAAHDKKESARFLADILGLEVSPQYGPFIPVEIPNGVTLDYLDSPGAITSQHYAFLVSEDDFDTIFGRIRQAGLTYWADPGHRRPGEINHNDGGRGTYFEDPNGHNLEILTRPYGSGG comes from the coding sequence ATGACCGTCCAGCTCAACCACACCATCGTCGCCGCGCACGACAAGAAGGAGTCCGCCCGGTTCCTCGCCGACATCCTGGGACTGGAGGTGAGCCCGCAGTACGGTCCGTTCATCCCGGTCGAGATCCCCAACGGCGTGACCCTGGACTATCTGGACTCGCCGGGCGCGATCACGTCGCAGCACTACGCGTTCCTGGTGTCGGAGGACGACTTCGACACGATCTTCGGCCGGATACGTCAGGCCGGCCTGACGTACTGGGCCGACCCGGGCCACCGCCGCCCCGGCGAGATCAACCACAACGACGGCGGCCGCGGCACGTACTTCGAGGACCCGAACGGCCACAATCTGGAGATCCTGACCAGGCCGTACGGCAGCGGCGGCTGA